The following is a genomic window from Bacillus sp. FJAT-52991.
AATGGGGATAGATAAGTCCAATATTCGATACGTCCTTCATTTTCAATTGCCGAAAAATATGGAAAGCTATTATCAAGAGGCTGGGCGCGCAGGACGAGATGGGTTGCCGAGTGAGTGTATTTTGCTTTACTCCTCACAAGATGTACAGACACAGCGCTTTTTAATCGATCAGTCGCAAGAGCGAGAACGGATACCGAAAGAGCTTGAGAAACTGCAGCTAATGGTGGATTACTGTCATACGGAAAGCTGTTTGCAAAGTTTTATCGTGAAATATTTCGGGGAAACGTCTTCGGAGCCATGCGGTCGCTGTGGAAATTGTATCGATTCAAGAAGCAGTGTTGATGTTACGAAAGAAGCCCAAATGGTGCTGTCGTGTGTCATTCGCATGGGCCAGCGCTTTGGCAAAGCGATGACAGCGCAAGTGTTAACCGGTTCGAGAAATAAAAAATTGCTTGAACTTGGCTTTGAGCAATTGTCGACGTATGGTATTTTGAAACGGCAAAGTGCCAAAGAGGTTAGTCACTTTATCGAGTTTTTAATTTCTAAAGAGCTGCTCGGTGTCGAGCATGGAACGTACCCGACGATTTTTGTGACGAGTAGCGGCAAGGATGTCTTGCTTGGTCAACAATCGGTTCAGCGAAAAGAAGTGGTGCAAACGAAGCAAATTTCTAAAGATGATCCGTTGTTTGAACAATTACGAAGTTTACGGAAACAGCTGGCTCAAGAAGCGGGAGTGCCACCTTTTGTTATCTTTTCAGATTCGACTTTACAAGATATGTGCACAAGGCTTCCACAATCGGATGAAGAGTTTCTAACGGTGAGTGGAGTCGGAAGCAGTAAGCTTGAAAAATATGGGGAGGCTTTTCTGCAGTTGATTATCCAGTTTGTCAAGGAGCATCCTGAAAGAGAGAAAGTAAGTACCATCACGGTTCCTTCCGCACCGAAGAAAAAGTCAGTGAGCGGTTCGCATTTAGAAACATTGGCTTTGCATCAAGAGCAGTTAACAGTTGAAGAAATCGCGGAAAAGCGTGACCTCTCTATCCTTACGATTGAAAATCATCTAGCCCAGTGCATAGAAGAAGGGTTAGATGTCCATTTGTCTTCGCTCATTCCTGCTACTCACCATTCGTTGCTTGAACAAGCTGTAGAGAAGGTTGGAGTGGATAAACTAAAGCCGATTAAAGAACAGCTTCCGGAAGAAGTGACGTATGGAATGATTAAATTTTTTCTAGCGACGAAAAGAAATGGTTGACGGATATGGTGAATGATGATATAATTTTACACTCAGTTAGAAAGTAACTTAAAACGTTTTATATAGATACTGGCATTCTGCTATGTTTTTGACGTAAGACTTATTCACACTGGAGCGGCTTCGGAGCCGCAAGGACTTAAGAGAAGGCAGGGCTTAGGTCGTTTAGGTTCATCATAAACGACGATGTGGAACAAAACCGCGGCGGTTTCATTCCAAGCAAGATAGGAAGAACACAACTCATTGAAAAGCGTTTGAGTTACGAATATATGCATATAAGAACGAGATCATCTCGTAAAAGGGCTTGTCTCCTACGAAAACTTATGTAGGGGACAAGCCCTTTTTATTTGGAGTTCGCCTATACAGAAGAAGGAGAGATTTGGTAATATGAAGTTAAAACGATCTCATGATTAGAAGCCTAGGTGAAAAAATGAAGTGGTATAAATCATATATTTTTTGGAAGATATTTTTGATTAATCTCGCTGTTATTTTTACTGTATTACTCTTTGTTTTTACCGCTTCTCGTGTCCTTCTGCCTGACATCTCTCAAGATGTTTATCGTGAAATTACAGATAGAAATGCGAAGCGAATTAAAGAAAAAATATCAGTGGTTGCAGACGAAATGAGGACCCTTGCTGTTCATGTTCAGTCGAGGGAAGAACTGCAATCCACTGATCCTGATGAGTTATCTAAAGAATTAGGTATGTTAAGTGATGTTTCTTCTTTTGTCGATAGTGCCATCATTTCTGATAAAGAAGGCAATGTGCAAGCCTATTTTCCGAAAGAGGGACATCATTCACTTAAAAATGTGAAAGACGAAGTATATTTTAAACGGCCGTTCGAAACGAAAGAGCCTTATGTTAGTGAGGTTTTAAACCTTCCAGCGCATGGGCCTGTCATCGTCTTTGCTGTCCCTATCTTAGTAGATGGGGAAGTGAGCCGCGTTGTCAATTTGACGTTATGGATTAAAGAAAATAGAAATTTTCAAACGATCTTTCAAACGTATAAATTTGGTTATGAAAAAACGGGCTCGGCTTTTATCGTCGACCGTCAAGGAACAGTTATTTCTCATCCGGATGTGACGCAAATCGGCAAAGATATGTCTGAACATTCAGTTGTTCAAAAGTTAAAGAAGCATGAATCGGGATATGTAGAGACCACATCTGAAGAAGGCGTTGACTATTTTTCTTCCTTTGAATATGTCTCATTCGTGGATTGGGGCATTGTAGCGGAAGTACCGAAAGAAGATGTGTATTATCAATATCATTTATTTAGGAAATCATTATGGATCATGTCGATTTTCGTTGTGTGCGCTTTGGCTCTCCTGACAGCTCTATACGCTCAAGATCTTGTGAAGCCGATTCGGCGGTTGTATGCAGGGGTCGATTCAGTGGCAAAAGGGGATGAGTATCAAAAGATTTCTCCTATCGTGAAAGGGGAGATCGGGGTGCTTTCGACTCGCTTTAATGAAATGGTCGAATATATGCGAACTTCGAAGTTGAGCTTACAAAGAAAAGAAGAAGAATTACAGCGGCAAAAAGACTTCTTCCGCACCGTGATTGATATGAACCCGAGTTATATTTATGCGGTAGATGAAGAAGGGTATTTTACGTTTGTAAATCAATCATTTGCGTCATTTCTTTGTCGAACAGTGGCTGATTTTGAAGGGAAGAAAGTGTCTGACTTCTCCTTTAAACAAGAGCAAGAAGTTGGGCAGACGCATTCTTTTGTTAGAGAAATGTTTATCAATCCAAAAGGTGAAATGCGTCATGTAGAAACAGCACATTTACCGATTTTTTCGGATTTGAATCAATTGGAACAAACGCTTTACGTGTCGACAGATATAACAGAGAGGATTCAAGCGGAAGAGTGGATTAGGACATCGGAAAAGCTGACAGTTGTTGGTGAGCTAGCTGCTGGAGTTGCTCATGAGATTAGAAACCCACTTACTTCGATTAAAGGGTTTGTTCAGTTAATGAAAGAGGACTCACCGAAAAATCGGCCTTATTTAGAAGTGATTGATTCAGAAATTGAACGGATTAGTGCGATTGTTAATGAATTTCTTGTTCTTGGCAAACCTCAAGCAATGGAGTTTCGGCCAACGAATATGAATAAACTCATTAAAGAAGTGACCACGCTATTAGCGGCTCAAGCGAATATGAACGGGGTACAAATTGAAGAAGAATTTTCCCCGCATTTGCCGATCATTTATTGTGATCAAAATCAAATGAAACAAGTGTTTATTAATATTGTAAAAAATGCCATTGAAGCGATGCCAAATGGGGGGCATGTTCATATTGAAACAAAGTCAACAGAGAATGGGCTGGTGTTCACTTTTAAAGATGAAGGAATGGGCATTTCTAAAGAGCGATTAGCACGGATTGGAGAACCTTTTTACAGTACGAAAGAGAAGGGGACAGGGCTTGGCTTAATGGTCAGCTACCGCATTATTGAAGCTCACAATGCTCATATGAACATCACAAGTGAACTAGGAAAAGGCACCGTAGTTGAGGTGACATTTCCATTAAGCTAAGTACATAATCGAGGCAAAGGGGACTGTCCCCCTTGCCTCGACTTCGTTTAAAAAAATTTGTTTTTCACCGCGATACCTAATTGCTTGATAGTCCCCGGTGTTTGTTTCGCTTCTGCAATGAATTGTGTCATGATTTCTTTCTTTTGCTCAATGTCTTGTTGGATGCTCTCTTGATGGGCTGTTAGTGCTTGGACTTCTGATTGTAGCTTCATCTGTTGTTCGTTGATTCTCTCTGAAGCGGATTGAAGTCGATTCAATGTTGGTTGCATCGTTTTAAACGTACTCATAACAGAGATGATTAAATAAAAGATGGCTATGATAAAGATGGCTAAGCTGGCCCAGCCGATGATTTCCATACGATGACCTCCCCTTTTGTTGTTATATCCATTATTGTAATGGACTCCACTACGTTTTTCCATTAATTCAGTTAAAATAGGGGATAATAGGAACGGAAGGAGAGAAGATATGAGTCAGTATCAGTTACTTGAAACAGCATTTTATCAGCAGCCGACTTTACAACTTGCGAAAGAGTTATTAGGGTGTACATTAGTGAAAATATCGACTGAAGGAACGACGGCTGGCTATATTGTCGAAACAGAAGCGTATCGCGGACCGCATGATCGGGCCGCTCATAGCTATAACAACCGCCGAACAAAACGAACAGAAATTATGTTTAAAGAAGCGGGTCATGTGTATACGTATGTGATGCATACGCATTGTTTGGTAAATGTGGTTAGCGGAGAAGTGGAGCAGCCGGAAGTGGTTCTCATTCGAGCGGTAGAACCATGTGAAGGTGTGGAGTTGATGGTTGAACGACGAGGGGCGATGGCGTTGAAAAATTTGACGAGCGGACCGGGAAAATTAACAAAAGCGATGGGGATTACGATGGAAGACTATGGACGACGATTTGATGAGTCGCCATTGTTTATCGCAAAAGGTGTGGCACCAGAAGAAATTTCTGTCGGGCCAAGAATTGGTATTGCGAACTCCGGCGAAGCGAAGGATTATCCGTGGCGTTTTTGGATCACAGATAACTCATTTGTTTCAAGGTAAAAGCGGAGGTCTATTTCAGCTCCGCTTTTGTATTTGTATATTTCGTTTTCGCTGCAGCCATAGCTCTTCTAACGAACCGGAGCCTAGCAGAACACCAGAGACGATCAGCATAAATCCGATAAAATGAGCCGGCAACATTGATTCGTCGAGTAGCACCGCTGCACCAACAAGTGAAAAAAAGGTACTTAAATTCATAAAAATGGACGCTTCTGCCGCACCAATTTTTCCGATCGCGTAATTATAAATCATATGACCGAATGCTGTTGCCATAATCGCTGAAAAGAAGAAGACAATCCAAACAAAAGGAGGAGCTTCTGATAGATGAGCGAGACCTTGTGGCTCCATCCATAAGCTGATCACAAATAGCACCAGCGATCCAAAGAACAGCATATACCCTGTTAATAGCCGAGGGTCAAGCGTTGCTGCCGCTTTTTTAATCAGAATAAAGCTGAGTGCCTGAGAAAGAATCGCAAGAAAAATATCAATATCTCCTGTGGTCATTGTACTGATGCCTGTTTCACCAGCAAGCACGGTAAAGCTCACACCAACCCCGCCAAGAAGAAAGCCGATCCAGCGAGCAACGGTGAGTCTTCCTTTTAATAGCATGGTGGCAAAAAGAGCCGTCAGTAAGGGACCTAATCCTAAAATGAGTCCAGCGTTCGTCGCTGATGTCTTCGTTAATCCTTCCGCTAAAAAATAATGATGACAAACGACACTTAACAACGCCCCTCCAAAAATATATCCCCATTCTTTTCCTTGAGGTCGCCGAACATTGTTTGTCATTTTAAGAGTGAAGAATACCGCTAACGAGGCAGTGAAAATCCGCAAAGCTGTAATCGTTACGGGCGGAAAATGGTCCACCAAAATTTTAATAAGCGACACATTCACTCCCCAGATCATCATCGTTCCTATTAGAATGAAATAAATCCTCATTTGTCCCACACAATCCCTCCTTTAGTATGATTATATACTTGTAAGAGAGGATGAGGGGACAAAAAATAGTGCCCTTCCATGCGAAGAAGGGCACTATTTTTTATTCAATGATACTAGGATTCAATTCAGGTGCTGTAGCCGTTTCTCTATTTGATTCAACTGCTTCAGGGTGAAATTCATTTTCCACTTTAGAGATAACTACTGTTGCTACACCGTTACCAATCAGATTTGTGATCGCACGGGCTTCGGACATAAAGCGATCCACACCAAGGAGAAGTGCGATCCCTTCAACAGGAATGACTGGGAAGGCGGCTAGAGTAGCTGCTAATGTGATGAAACCAGAACCAGTGACACCAGCCGCTCCTTTTGATGTGAGCATTAAGATTGCCATTAATGTTAGTTGCTCCCAGATTGTTAAATCCACACCATATGCTTGGGCGATAAAGATAGATGCCATTGACAAGTAAATGGATGTCCCATCAAGATTGAATGAATATCCAGTCGGAACAACTAGTCCGACAACTGATTTGGAACAGCCATATTTCTCGAGTTTTTCCATCATTTTTGGTAAAGCAGATTCAGAAGAAGAAGTACCAAGAACAAGCAAAATCTCTTCTTTTAAATAAGCGATAAATTTCGTGATGCTAAAGCCGTAGAACTTAGCAATCCCACCAAGTACGAGAAAGATAAATAAGAACATTGTGATGTATACAGATCCCATTAGTTTTCCTAATAAAACTAAAGAGCCAAGTCCAAATTTGCCGATCGTATAAGCCATTGCACCAAAAGCGGCGATTGGCGATACTTTCATAATCATATTAACGATACCAAAAAAGACATCCGCTAATTTTTCAAAAAAGTCGACCAGTGGCTTAGAGCGTTCACCCATTGCTGCCATTGAAAGACCAAATAAAACAGCAAAGAATAAAATTGGTAGTAGCTCACCTTTTGCGAAAGCCGCAATGATATTATCTGGAATAATGTTTACGAAGAAAGCGATAAATCCGTGACTCGTTTCTGCCGCTTGTTGCGTATATTCAGAAATGTCTCCACCTTCAACCGCACTTGTATTAAAGCCGACGCCAGGTTTTACTATATTGACGACAAGAAGTCCAATTAATAAAGCAAGTGTCGTTACGATTTCGAAATAAAGGAGTGCTTTACCTCCGATACGCCCTACTTTCTTTAAATCTCCCATGCTACCGATTCCGATGACTACTGTAAGAAAGACGATTGGCGCAATAACCATTTTAATTAATTTAATAAAGACGTCAGCTAAGACTTTCAATTGTTCTCCGAAAGAGGGAAAAAGAAAACCGACAATAATACCAAGAATAATACCAATGACAACACGAACCGTTAAGTTATTCAACGCTTTTTTCATTTTATTGATCCTCCTTGTCTGTTGATAGCGTTTTCATTTGCTACATTTATGTTAACAGACAATTTAGACAATAAAAATTTATGGTTATATTGTTCTTTTTGTTCTTTTTGTTCACAAAAAACTAACGAATTTCCTGAATTTCCTTCATAAGTTGCTTGCTAGGTGTTTGTTCAATTTGCTCATAAAGAGGTTTGAACACCTTTTTCCATTGTTGCTTTTCTTGATCAGTTAATTCGTATATTTTTATAGGGGAGGAATGGCGGATGTCCTGCAATTGAGTCTCATTCATTTTTTTAGCCATGTCCATATTCCAAGCCGTTGTTTCTTGCAATGCTTCGGTGATGATGTTCTTCATATCGGTCGGTAAATCATCCCAAAAATCTTTATTGACAATGACGACATAGCCTAAGTAGCCATGATTGCTAATGGTCATATGTTTTTGAACTTGATAAAGTCGTTTAGAATAAATGTTGGAAATTGTGTTTTCTTGTCCGTCGATTTGTTGCATTTCTAAGCTGCGATAGACTTCATTAAAAGGCATGCTTACTGTACGAGCGTGCAATAATCTAAATTGTTCTTCAATCATTTGGCCAGGCATTGTTCGAAAGGTTTGCTTTTCAAAATCTTTTGGTTCCATTAGAGGTTTAGTACTGCTGGTCATTTGTTTGAAGCCATTACTCCAGAAGGAAAGACCTAACATCTCTTCATCATCTAGCATTTTTAATAATTTCGTGCCAGTGTCACCTGTCAGCACAGCCTGTACATGCTCATCATTACGGAACAGAAAAGGCAAATCTAACACTTTCCATTGTGGAACGATATCTGTTAGTTTGGAATAAGAAGGAGCAATCATTTCAACCTTCCCATTTTTGACAGCATCTAGTTCGGTGTCATCATCGTAAAGTATCCCATTCTGATACACTTCTACTTGGATTCGACCTTTGGATTTCTTGTGAACAAGTTCTGCAAACCGTTGGGCAGCTAAGCCTTTTGGTGTATTCTCGGCCACTACATGAGAGAAGCGGATCGTGATTATTTGGTCGAGCTCCTGCTGTTCATCATCATAAACAAGCGGGTGTTGAATGGTTAGTTGTTCTTTTATCAAAAAGAAGGCCAATACGAAAATAGTAGATACTATGAGTAATGCATATAATTTTTTCATTGATTATCACCATTTGTATCATATCATTTTTGTTTTGCTTGTATTTATTAATTTTGTCGGCATGATAAAATAATAAAATGAAACTTTAATCATGGGTAGTTTTGATAGAGGATAAAGTAATGGAGGGAAGTGAACGGAATGAAGAAAGTATCTATTCAATGGAAAATCACTGGTTTGATCGTCTTCATTCTAGCCTTTTCCTTATTATTACTCGGTATGGTATTAATCAGTCAATTTATTCAGAAAGAAGAAAATGAATTGAAAGAACGAGCGATTTTAACAGCTCGGACTGTTTCAGAGGTGCCTAATATGGTGCAGCATCTAGAGGCACAGGGAGCTGAGGCGGACAATATGAAAGCAACGATTGAAGAATTAAGGGTGATCAATCAAGCGGATTATATCGTGGTTCTTAATATGGACCGAGTGAGACTGACCCATCCGGTGGAAAGCATGGTAGGGCAAGTGTCAAAAGGAGAAGACGAAGGACCAGCCTTTGCTGAACACTCCTATACATCAAAGGCTAAAGGCGAAATTGGTTCAGTGATTCGGGCTTTTGTGCCGGTAATCAATGAGAAGCATGAACAAATCGGTGTAGTGATTAGCGGTTATAAATTACCTAGCATTTTTGACACGATCTTGACATTAAAGAGAGAAATTTTGTTAACGTCAGCACTAGCTTTGCTCGTTGGTGGATGGGGAGCTTATCTTTTAGCTAGACAAATTAAACGACAAATGTTTTATTTGGAGCCTCATGAAATTGCTAGAATTCTTGTTGAACGAACGGAAACATTTAACGCTATGCATGAGGGAATTATTGCGATCGACAAGAAAGAGAGGATTACTATTTTTAATGATCAAGCGAAGGAAATGCTTGGTGTTGCGGGAGATGTCATTCAAAAGCCGATTCGAGAAATACTTCCGGATACATTTCTTCCAGAAATTCTTCATAAAAATCGAGCTGTATATAATCGCGATCTCCATATTCAAAATCGGGCGATTGTATCCAATCGCGTTCCAATTAAAGTAGACGGGGAGACGGTAGGAGCCATTGCTATTTTCCAGGATCGGACGAAAGTAAAGCAAATGGCAGAGGAGTTGACGAGCGTAAAAGCGTTCGTGAACGCGCTTCGTGTTCAAAATCATGAGCATATGAATAAGTTACATACGATTGCTGGGTTAATTCAGCTTGGCAATAAAGAAAAAGCATTAGCTTATGTGTTCCAAGTAACGGGAGAGCAGGAAGAGCTGATGAACTTTTTAAGCCGAAATATTCATGATGACAGTATTTCCGGACTGTTGCTTAGCAAAGTCAGTCGTGGCAAGGAACTAGGGATTCAAGTGACGATTGACGGGCATAGTACATTGGACAGTTTGCCGCAAGCTTTAGATCATCATGATTTTGTGATTGTATTAGGAAATCTTATTGAGAATGCATTCGATTCTTTTTCAACAACTAGTGAAGATAATCAAATTTACGTAAGTATTAGACAAACTGAGCAGGCCGTATCGATTCTTGTAGAAGATAACGGTTCAGGTATTCCAAAAGATAAACAACAACGAATATTTGAACAAGGATATTCAACGAAGGCCGCTGCTGGTCGCGGAATTGGACTGTTTTTAATTCAACAAATTGTCGAAAAAGGAAATGGAACGATTCAAGTGGAATCACAAGAAGGCCAAGGAACAACGATTTCCATTATGTTTCCGATGTCGCTAACAGAAAAGGAGGAGAGTCTATCATGAAAGTGATTCTAATTGAAGATGATCCCATGGTGCAAGAAGTGAATCGCCAGTTTGTGAATCAAGTAGATGGTTTTGAAGTAGTGGGGGTTGCATCAAACGGGGCGGAAGGGTTAGAACTCGTCAAGTCTCTTCAGCCAGAACTGGTGATTGTGGATATTTATATGCCACAAGTGGATGGCTTAGAGGTATTGAAGCAAATTCGGACAGAAGGGTTCCAAGTAGACGTCATTGCGATCACGGCTGCTAGCGATGCTGAAACGATTCGAAAAGTCATTCAGCAAGGAGCTTTTGATTACATCATGAAGCCATTTAAGTTTGAGCGAATCAAGCAGGCACTAGAGAAATATCGCTCCTATCGCAATCGACTCATTGATCACGGGACGATGTCTCAAAAAGAACTAGATAGTATCTTGTTTCAAAAAGAAGAATATGTGGAAGCTGAACTTCCGAAAGGACTAAATGCCGTCACCTTGAAAAAAGTAACCAGCTATTTAGCTAGTTTGACTGTCCCTGTTTCTGCCGAAGAAGTGGCAGAAGGCATCGGTCTTGCAAGAGTGACAGCTCGCCGTTATCTCGATTACCTTGAGAAATGTGGAAAGGTTAAATTAGATGTTCAATACGGGGGCATTGGCCGTCCGATCAATCGATATACGTATCAAAGCTGAAAGGGACCGTCTCGTAAGTAATTGAGACGGTCCCTTCTGTACCGAAAGCGAAGCGACAGGTGCAAAAACCCCTAATATGAAGAGTGGATCGGCACTCTGGCAAATCCGAAATCTTTCTTCAAACTATTGAAAAAAGATTGAAGAAAATTAGTTGGTTATGAAATTTATAGGAAGGAAGTTTAACGATTCAATAACAGTCTCCATTTCTTCACACTTATCTCAAAATGTCGCCGTAATCTTTAAAATGACATTTCTTTATTAAGGGGGTTATGAGATTGAACTTTCCAACTATCGAATTTCCTTGGCTTGGAAATGGGATGATTATCGCTTTCATTGCGATTGTTCATGTCATTATTAGTCATGGCGTAGCAATTGGGGCAACGACCTTAATGGTGACGGCTGAGTATAACGCATTTCGAAAGAAGGACATTAAGCTGGATGCCTTTGCTAGAAAAATGGCGAAGTGGATTTTGATTATTACAACGACAGTAGGTGCGATGACGGGGGTAGGTATTTGGTTTTCGACGACGGTGGTTCAGCCGGATTCGATCGGTTCACTTTTGCGCATCTTCTTCTGGGCGTGGGTGGCCGAATGGTTTGTTTTTATTACAGAAGTCGTTCTTTTAATTATTTATTACTACACTTGGGATTTGTATAAGGAAACAGAGAAAAAGATGAAGCATATTCGCATCGGTATTGCACTATGTATTTTTTCATGGATTACCGCTGCGATTATTACCGCTGTGCTGGCAGCTAAGTTGACGCCAGGGAGGTGGACAGAGACGTTCTCTTTTTGGCATGCAGTTTTCAATCCGACGTATTTGCCATCATTAGGTTTTAGAACGTTTTTAGCTTTGTTATTGGCGATTGGAATTGTCTCTTTCTTTGTCAAATGGCGCATCAAGGATGAAAACTTAAAGCAGGAGATCTTTCGTATTTTCTCCGTCTGGGCGGCAATTTCCATTCCGGGGATTTTAATTACAGCCATTTGGTATTTACAATCCATTCCTCCAGAAGCGTATGATTTGGTCGTTTATTCAACGGGGATGAGTGAAAAAATGTTCGACCTAGTTAATTTAACTGGTTTAGGCGTTATTTTGCTCTTTATTTTTTGGGCCGCCATTAAGCCGAAGACGTTGCCACTGATTTTATCGTCTGCGATGCTTTGCGCTTCATTAGGCTTTATGGCTGAATTTGAGTTTGTTCGCGAATCGGTTCGAAAACCGTTCATTATTTATGATTATATGTATGCAAACGGCGTACTTGCAAAGGATGCGGAAAAATACAACAAAGAGGGCGTGCTTGCTCATTCCACCTTTGCCGAAACAAAGAGTGTAACAACCGACAATATGTATGAAGCTGGGCAGGAAGTGTATAAAGGCCAATGTATGACATGTCATACAGTGGATGGCTGGCGATCCAAGCGGGCGTTGGATACTCGATTAGATGGCTGGTCAGAGGAAACGATTAAAAGCTTTATTCCAACGATGCATAATGTTCGTCCAGTGATGCCGCCATTTGTGGGAACAGAAGAAGAGTTAGAGGCTTTGAGTCATTATTTATATAAAGTAGTCAATGAAGATCAAGAGAAGAATACAGAGCAAGTAAAGGGGGAGAAAAAGAATGATTCTAGCGCAAGCACTGCCGATACCAAATGATATTCAGCTCCCAATACCAGGTGATATGGGCTTGCTAACGTTTTTGTTGGTTGTCACGTTTTTATTGCATATTGTGTTTGTTAATATCACGATTTCATTGGCCACAGGAGCGGTCATTTTAGAAGCGGTTGGGATCAAAAAACAAAGTACGCTGTATGATCGTGTCGCTCAAATTTGTTCCTATCATGCGTCGATTCATAAAAGTATTGCTGTTGTTCTTGGCGTTGGTCCGATTTTATTAATAAGTGTTGTGTATACGCAATATTTTTATTCATCAACGGTCTTAATCGGTAAAGCATGGTTAAGTGTTATCTTACTATTAATCGTTGCTTTCCTGCTTTTGTACGCTTACAAATTCCTTTGGGAAAAGTTAGAAAATAAGAAAGTGCTGCATTGGATGATTGGCTTAGCGGCATGTTTAATTCTATTATTTGTTCCACTTATTTTTATCGTGAATGTGGTGTCGATGCTTTATCCAGAAAAGTGGATGGAATCAAGCGGCTTTTTCCATGGGTTATTTTATTACCCGCAAGTTTGGCAAAGATATGCCCACTTTATGTTATCGAGCTTTGCTGCAGGTGGATTGTATCTCTATCTTTTCTATACATGGAAATATCGCCGGAAGAAAAAACAAGAGCCGAACTATCAGGAAAAGACAGCCGATCATCGTATAAGAAAGATTGGCATTAAAGCGACATTTTGGTTTACGCTTTGTCAATTTATCGCTGGAACGCTTGTATTATTTTCGTTGGAGCAAGAGGTGATGCTGCTTTATATGGGGGGCCATGCATTAACGACTGGGTTGTTAGTCGGGTCCATTATTGTAACATTCGTTTTATTAGGCTTTTTATACCTCGCAGATAAAAAAGATTCCTATCGTGCATTCATGGGAGCGGTCGTTTCATTTATCATCATTCTAGGGATGATGGGGTGGATGAGGCATGAAGTGCGGGAAGCGTACCTGCAGCCTCATATCGAAGACCATCCGCGAACGCTAGAAACGCCAACGAATAAATGAATGAAAGGGTCGGAGCTGATTCCGACCCTTTTTGTTTGGGTTTTATTTGTTACAGCTCTCTATTTCGTACTAATTGGAAAAAATCTTCAGCAGGGAGCGGCTTGCTGATGTAATATCCTTGCACTTGTTGACAGTGAAGCTGTTTTAAAAACTCCATTTGTTCTTCTGTCTCTACTCCTTCAGCGATGAGTTCTAGTCCTAAGTGTTTGCCCATAGAGAGAATCGTTTCCACGATGGCTTCGCTGCTTTTTTCGATAAATAAACGCTGAATGAAGGATTGGTCAATTTTTAATCGATCGACTGGGAATTGATGTAGGTAACTTAATGAACTATAGCCCGTTCCAAAATCATCAACGGCAATTTGGACGCCAAGACTTTTTAATTTATGTAATTTCTTTAATGCGAGCTCGATGTTTAACGTCATACTTTCTGTAATTTCTAATTCTAACTGATCTGGTTGTAAGTTACATGACTCTAGTGCATGAGAAACA
Proteins encoded in this region:
- a CDS encoding DUF948 domain-containing protein, which translates into the protein MEIIGWASLAIFIIAIFYLIISVMSTFKTMQPTLNRLQSASERINEQQMKLQSEVQALTAHQESIQQDIEQKKEIMTQFIAEAKQTPGTIKQLGIAVKNKFF
- a CDS encoding ATP-binding protein, which translates into the protein MKWYKSYIFWKIFLINLAVIFTVLLFVFTASRVLLPDISQDVYREITDRNAKRIKEKISVVADEMRTLAVHVQSREELQSTDPDELSKELGMLSDVSSFVDSAIISDKEGNVQAYFPKEGHHSLKNVKDEVYFKRPFETKEPYVSEVLNLPAHGPVIVFAVPILVDGEVSRVVNLTLWIKENRNFQTIFQTYKFGYEKTGSAFIVDRQGTVISHPDVTQIGKDMSEHSVVQKLKKHESGYVETTSEEGVDYFSSFEYVSFVDWGIVAEVPKEDVYYQYHLFRKSLWIMSIFVVCALALLTALYAQDLVKPIRRLYAGVDSVAKGDEYQKISPIVKGEIGVLSTRFNEMVEYMRTSKLSLQRKEEELQRQKDFFRTVIDMNPSYIYAVDEEGYFTFVNQSFASFLCRTVADFEGKKVSDFSFKQEQEVGQTHSFVREMFINPKGEMRHVETAHLPIFSDLNQLEQTLYVSTDITERIQAEEWIRTSEKLTVVGELAAGVAHEIRNPLTSIKGFVQLMKEDSPKNRPYLEVIDSEIERISAIVNEFLVLGKPQAMEFRPTNMNKLIKEVTTLLAAQANMNGVQIEEEFSPHLPIIYCDQNQMKQVFINIVKNAIEAMPNGGHVHIETKSTENGLVFTFKDEGMGISKERLARIGEPFYSTKEKGTGLGLMVSYRIIEAHNAHMNITSELGKGTVVEVTFPLS
- a CDS encoding DNA-3-methyladenine glycosylase — translated: MSQYQLLETAFYQQPTLQLAKELLGCTLVKISTEGTTAGYIVETEAYRGPHDRAAHSYNNRRTKRTEIMFKEAGHVYTYVMHTHCLVNVVSGEVEQPEVVLIRAVEPCEGVELMVERRGAMALKNLTSGPGKLTKAMGITMEDYGRRFDESPLFIAKGVAPEEISVGPRIGIANSGEAKDYPWRFWITDNSFVSR
- the recQ gene encoding DNA helicase RecQ, whose protein sequence is MLQQAQQLLQSHFGYSAFRKGQERAIEHVLAGRNTICVMPTGGGKSICYQIPALVLQGTTIVISPLISLMKDQVDTLLEVGIPAAYINSSLSPKEVRETMTAAKHGEYKLLYIAPERLESFSFIEELREITIPLVAVDEAHCISQWGHDFRPSYRQIQRLADMLVRRPIVLALTATATPQVRDDICRLLSIDDSHTVMTGFERENLSFSVIQGQDRQLFLKDYIKKNEKEAGIIYAATRKTVDQLFEQLKKSNVAVTRYHAGMSDVERMSEQDRFLTDQASVMVATNAFGMGIDKSNIRYVLHFQLPKNMESYYQEAGRAGRDGLPSECILLYSSQDVQTQRFLIDQSQERERIPKELEKLQLMVDYCHTESCLQSFIVKYFGETSSEPCGRCGNCIDSRSSVDVTKEAQMVLSCVIRMGQRFGKAMTAQVLTGSRNKKLLELGFEQLSTYGILKRQSAKEVSHFIEFLISKELLGVEHGTYPTIFVTSSGKDVLLGQQSVQRKEVVQTKQISKDDPLFEQLRSLRKQLAQEAGVPPFVIFSDSTLQDMCTRLPQSDEEFLTVSGVGSSKLEKYGEAFLQLIIQFVKEHPEREKVSTITVPSAPKKKSVSGSHLETLALHQEQLTVEEIAEKRDLSILTIENHLAQCIEEGLDVHLSSLIPATHHSLLEQAVEKVGVDKLKPIKEQLPEEVTYGMIKFFLATKRNG